The DNA window TTCCCAGAAAAACTGATCAATAAGATAACCATGTGCTCCATGAATTTCAAGGCAATCGAATCCAAGGTCTTTTGCTGATTTTGCAGAGGCTGCAAACTGTGCAATAGTATCCTGAATATCTTCAATGGTCATTGTGGAAGCTTTTTCCATCTGAACTAAAGGATATTCTTCAGACATTCTGGTATCTCCTACGTGCCAGATCTGAGGTCCCATTTTGCCACCGTGCTGATGTACGGTATCGATTACATTTTTCCAGCCGTTCAAGGCTTCGTTTCCGTAGAAATCAGGAATATTCGGTAAGTTTTTTGATCCCGGTCTGTTGATTACAGTTCCTTCCGAAAGAATCAATCCAACCTCGGAAGCAGCTCTTCTTCCGTAGTAATCGGCAATTTCTTGTGTGGGTACTCCATTGTCAGATTGTGCTCTGGTCATTGGAGCCATTACGATTCTATTTTTAAGCTGTAAATTTTTGTATTGAAACGGTTTAAATAATGATGATGTGCTCATGATTTAAAATTCTATTTTATAATTGTTACACAAAGTAACTAATAATAGTTCACTTTTGTATCTTTTATCAAAAAAATAGTGGTAACTTCGCAGTAACTTACATTAGTAACGTTAAAGTAACGTATGAAAAAGAATGAATTAATGCAATATAGCTGTCCTTTAGGCAAAGCCATGGCTGCCCTGGGAAGCAAATGGAAGCCCATTATCGTCCTGGTGATCAAAGACAGAAAGCTGCGTTTTGGAGAACTGGCAGTACGCATTAATGTAATTTCCAGAAAGGTGCTTACGGATCAATTAAGAGAAATGGAAAGCGATGGTTTGGTCATTCGTGAAGAGTTTAAAGAACTTCCTCCAAGAGTGGAATATTCACTTACGGAAAAAGGATTGGCACTATTACCTATTCTATATCTGCTGGAAGAATGGGAAGCAAAATATCAGGTGAAAGGATTGCATTCGGATAAAGATTGTTCTTTTTTGAATGAGGATGTAAAAAATAAAAAGGCTGTCAATGTTTGATAGCCTTTTGCTTTTAATGGGCAAAATTCATTGAGGCTACTTTCAAAAAGGTAAGTGTATCACCAAAAAGTAAGTATATAGGTTCAAAACCATTTCTGATGCAAATTTGCAGAAAAATATTTCATTATGAATTACAAAGAAATTGCAAAAGAAACCATTGGAAATCTGTATAGAGCCCACAACAGCATTAGAAAATCCGGTATAGATGAAAAATTAATTGCCCTCGCCGAGCTCAGAGTATCTCAAATCAATAGCTGTGCTTATTGCTGTAGTTACCATGCTAAAGAACTGTCTGATTTTGGCTTTGAGCAGGATGTCATCAACAGGCTACCAGGCTGGAAACATACCAATGTCTTCAATGATCGGCAAAAACTTGTTTTAGGCTGGGCAGAAGCCGTTACTTACAACAATGATGACTGGTATGAAATGAGAGAGAAATTAATACAACAATTTACAGAAAGAGAAATTGTAGAACTGACTACAAGTATTACTTTGATGAGTACTTTAAATAGATTGCGTATTACATTGGCTGAAGAGGAATAAAGCTATAAGTTTCCAGATTCCCATGTACTCCAATGATTGTTAAAAAGCAAAACAGGTCTCCAATAAGAAGAATCTCCAGAAACCAAAATCTTAGCTATCATCTTATAGGTTTCCTGTTTACTTGGTAAAACTGTTCTGTCATAATGAAACTTGTCTATTGTCATTATTTTTTTTAATTTTTTGGGAATATGCATTTTTATTTCATCTTCTGAAGCATAAAGTAATGAGGGATTTACCTCATTATAATATCTTATTAAATCTCCAAATCCTACCAACCTCTTACCATTGTCAAAGTTCGCTATTTTAATACCTACTTTTTCATAATCTCTATAATTAGGATTAAAAGGCACAAATTGATTATGAATTTTTATTTCTTTTATCTGTTCTCCAATATATTCAAATGTTTCTTGGTCGTTCCCTTCTTTATTTTCAATTCTTGTGAATTCATCACCATCAATTAGAACAATATAATTAGTATTACTAGTATAATTTATATCAGAATATCTTTCTTTGGAATAATTAATACAGTTACCAATATAATTAAGCTCAATTTCTGCTCTTGTTGCTCTATTTTGATATCCGTTTTTTTCAAAAACTACAGCCCATTGCCCTTCATCGTTTGCATATAAATGTATTCGATTTCCTGCTGTCATAAAATAACCATGTTCCAAATCCAGAAAAAAATTATATTGAATTTCACCTGATTTTTTTTGAGGAAAATACTGACTTGGTTTACCATTAAAAGCCAAATCTAATTGATCTAAAATTTCAGTTTCTGTATACTTTT is part of the Chryseobacterium lactis genome and encodes:
- a CDS encoding winged helix-turn-helix transcriptional regulator, coding for MKKNELMQYSCPLGKAMAALGSKWKPIIVLVIKDRKLRFGELAVRINVISRKVLTDQLREMESDGLVIREEFKELPPRVEYSLTEKGLALLPILYLLEEWEAKYQVKGLHSDKDCSFLNEDVKNKKAVNV
- a CDS encoding carboxymuconolactone decarboxylase family protein; this encodes MNYKEIAKETIGNLYRAHNSIRKSGIDEKLIALAELRVSQINSCAYCCSYHAKELSDFGFEQDVINRLPGWKHTNVFNDRQKLVLGWAEAVTYNNDDWYEMREKLIQQFTEREIVELTTSITLMSTLNRLRITLAEEE
- a CDS encoding DUF7003 family protein produces the protein MKRAFIIYMLFTLFFCKAQKYTETEILDQLDLAFNGKPSQYFPQKKSGEIQYNFFLDLEHGYFMTAGNRIHLYANDEGQWAVVFEKNGYQNRATRAEIELNYIGNCINYSKERYSDINYTSNTNYIVLIDGDEFTRIENKEGNDQETFEYIGEQIKEIKIHNQFVPFNPNYRDYEKVGIKIANFDNGKRLVGFGDLIRYYNEVNPSLLYASEDEIKMHIPKKLKKIMTIDKFHYDRTVLPSKQETYKMIAKILVSGDSSYWRPVLLFNNHWSTWESGNL